From Luteolibacter yonseiensis, the proteins below share one genomic window:
- a CDS encoding MotA/TolQ/ExbB proton channel family protein, protein MKHPALILPVSLLLAHAGIAAGDAGAAWWNPAWTKRQTLTLDTSGDAAALPGSPGTATVLVRLSDGNFPFASAREDGSDLRFIAADGKTALSHQIESYDNLLNEAFVWVKVPDIGASGKTTIHLYSGNPAPDAGPKAAEAYDADTALVWHFAGRGAAPADTTGNNNSATAPATTAEGSLIGNGLRLLATPVTLPQSPSLEWKAGQALTLSTWIKPAALQDNAVLLSRGEGASSFQLLLNQGVPVIRLGTQASAAGAPVAANTWSHLALVADGAKLQLFVNGAPYATLAAGLPALAAPITLGAENSGFAGEVDEFTLSTTARSEAWIKLAAVNQGSTDAAQRTVVLGAGEGGEGGEGGGEQSHLMEHLSLFGDIANNMMFDGWIAIGVCAIMIVIGWTVAVRKFLYLNSIEKGTKVFLERWKHLSTDLTALDHGDRSSISTLGGKTGEDEQHLIERSPLYHIYQIGSEEIRHRLDKGDARGQGLNGRSIQAIRASLDAGLVHESHRLSDGLVYLTISIAGGPYVGLLGTVVGVMITFAIIAKSGEVNVNSIAPGIASALLATVVGLVVAIPALFIYSYLNGRIKNSLGLMQVFIDEFVAKMAEFHSPAAGADTNGGSSH, encoded by the coding sequence ATGAAACATCCCGCCCTCATTCTCCCCGTTTCGCTTCTGCTCGCCCATGCAGGCATCGCCGCCGGCGATGCCGGAGCCGCGTGGTGGAACCCCGCCTGGACGAAGCGCCAGACGCTCACGCTCGACACCTCGGGTGACGCCGCGGCTCTTCCCGGATCGCCCGGCACGGCCACGGTGCTGGTGCGTTTGTCGGACGGGAACTTCCCGTTCGCCAGCGCCCGCGAGGATGGCAGCGACCTGCGCTTCATCGCCGCGGACGGGAAGACGGCGCTCAGCCACCAGATCGAGAGTTATGACAACCTGCTCAACGAGGCGTTCGTGTGGGTGAAGGTGCCGGACATCGGGGCGTCGGGGAAGACGACGATCCATCTTTATTCCGGCAATCCGGCGCCGGACGCCGGCCCGAAGGCGGCCGAGGCGTATGACGCGGACACGGCGCTGGTCTGGCACTTCGCCGGACGTGGCGCGGCCCCGGCCGACACCACGGGGAACAACAACAGCGCGACGGCCCCGGCGACCACGGCGGAGGGCTCGCTCATCGGCAACGGCCTGCGCCTGCTGGCCACGCCGGTGACGCTGCCCCAGTCGCCGTCGCTCGAGTGGAAGGCCGGCCAGGCGCTGACGCTCTCCACCTGGATCAAGCCCGCCGCGCTGCAGGACAACGCGGTCCTGCTCAGCCGTGGCGAGGGTGCGTCCTCTTTCCAGCTCCTGCTCAACCAGGGGGTGCCGGTGATCAGGCTCGGCACGCAGGCCAGCGCCGCCGGAGCGCCTGTCGCGGCGAATACCTGGAGCCACCTTGCGCTCGTCGCGGATGGCGCGAAGCTGCAGCTTTTCGTCAACGGCGCGCCGTATGCCACGCTTGCCGCCGGCCTTCCCGCGCTGGCGGCGCCGATCACGCTCGGCGCGGAGAACTCCGGGTTCGCCGGCGAGGTCGACGAGTTCACGCTCTCCACCACCGCGCGTTCCGAGGCGTGGATCAAGCTGGCCGCGGTGAACCAGGGTTCCACGGACGCGGCCCAGCGGACCGTGGTGCTGGGAGCCGGCGAGGGCGGCGAGGGCGGCGAGGGCGGCGGCGAGCAGAGCCACCTCATGGAGCACCTCTCGCTGTTCGGCGACATCGCCAACAACATGATGTTCGACGGCTGGATCGCCATCGGCGTGTGCGCCATCATGATCGTCATCGGCTGGACGGTGGCCGTCCGGAAATTCCTTTATCTCAACTCGATTGAAAAAGGCACCAAGGTCTTCCTCGAGCGATGGAAGCACCTGTCCACCGACCTGACCGCGCTCGACCACGGCGACCGGTCCAGCATCAGCACGCTCGGCGGCAAGACCGGCGAGGACGAGCAGCACCTCATCGAGAGGTCGCCGCTCTACCACATCTACCAGATCGGTTCCGAGGAGATCCGCCACCGCCTCGACAAGGGCGACGCCCGCGGGCAGGGGCTCAACGGCCGCTCCATCCAGGCCATCCGCGCCAGTCTGGACGCGGGGCTGGTGCATGAGAGCCACCGCCTTTCCGACGGCCTGGTCTACCTGACCATCAGCATCGCCGGTGGTCCGTATGTCGGCCTGCTCGGCACCGTGGTGGGTGTGATGATCACCTTCGCGATCATCGCGAAGTCCGGCGAGGTGAACGTGAACTCGATCGCGCCGGGCATCGCCTCCGCGCTGCTGGCCACCGTGGTGGGCCTGGTGGTGGCCATCCCCGCGCTGTTCATCTACAGCTACCTGAACGGGCGGATCAAGAACTCGCTGGGCCTCATGCAGGTCTTCATCGACGAGTTCGTCGCCAAGATGGCCGAGTTCCACAGCCCCGCCGCCGGCGCGGACACCAACGGAGGTTCTTCTCACTGA
- a CDS encoding ExbD/TolR family protein, which translates to MASADDKSYDDINVTPMVDLYLVLLLIFIIMTTAGVQGVKVNLPSASKASSPKLEAPKTQAITIDNQGNIKLNTFTVTLADLETKLAAIKAATPEVPVVVRGDRASQYQGVMDVLDVLGRVGITQIGLATQPPK; encoded by the coding sequence ATGGCCTCCGCCGACGACAAAAGCTACGACGACATCAACGTCACCCCGATGGTGGACCTCTATCTGGTGCTGCTGCTCATCTTCATCATCATGACCACGGCGGGCGTGCAGGGGGTGAAGGTGAACCTGCCGAGCGCGAGCAAGGCGTCCTCGCCCAAGCTGGAGGCGCCCAAGACGCAGGCCATCACCATCGACAACCAGGGCAACATCAAGCTCAACACGTTCACCGTCACGCTGGCGGACCTGGAGACCAAGCTCGCCGCCATCAAGGCCGCCACGCCGGAGGTGCCCGTCGTCGTCCGCGGCGACCGCGCCAGCCAGTACCAGGGCGTCATGGACGTGCTCGACGTGCTCGGCCGCGTGGGCATCACCCAGATCGGCCTGGCCACCCAGCCGCCGAAGTAG
- a CDS encoding energy transducer TonB family protein, producing MSPRPPFPPPARKPSKHRLLIGIMLAVVLVGGLFSFLLNGGKNTRKAVPRQEVVTITLPPPPPPPPPPPPPKVEPPPQEDKPEEELVEEQPVDLTPPDEPAEAPPSEDLGTNITGGNGPDMGLTAGGGGGRAGGGKGGLGGGNKYARYSLSAKTSIENALRNDPVTRKAVISGLTLEFWPGADGTITRARIIGSSAGSDLDQAVRRVLTGLQTPPAASAAEMPPSVKIRIKARKPGN from the coding sequence ATGTCCCCACGCCCGCCATTCCCGCCGCCCGCGCGCAAGCCGTCCAAGCACCGCTTGCTGATCGGCATCATGCTCGCCGTCGTGCTGGTGGGGGGGCTCTTCTCCTTTTTGCTCAACGGTGGGAAAAACACGCGCAAGGCCGTGCCGCGCCAGGAAGTGGTCACCATCACGCTGCCACCGCCGCCGCCGCCACCGCCGCCGCCGCCGCCACCGAAGGTCGAGCCCCCGCCACAGGAGGACAAGCCGGAGGAGGAGCTCGTCGAGGAACAGCCCGTCGACCTGACGCCGCCGGACGAACCGGCGGAGGCCCCGCCGTCCGAAGACCTCGGCACCAACATCACCGGCGGCAACGGTCCCGACATGGGGCTCACCGCCGGCGGGGGCGGCGGCCGCGCCGGAGGCGGCAAGGGCGGCCTCGGCGGCGGGAACAAGTACGCCCGCTACTCGCTCTCCGCCAAGACCTCCATCGAGAACGCCCTGAGGAACGACCCGGTCACCCGCAAGGCCGTCATCAGCGGACTGACCCTCGAGTTCTGGCCCGGCGCCGACGGCACCATCACCCGCGCCCGCATCATCGGCTCCTCCGCCGGTTCGGATCTCGACCAGGCCGTCAGGCGCGTCCTCACCGGCCTGCAAACACCGCCCGCGGCCAGCGCCGCCGAAATGCCACCCTCCGTCAAAATCCGCATCAAAGCCCGCAAGCCCGGCAACTGA
- a CDS encoding putative porin yields the protein MSSIRPIAATLLLALGTPLHAQEPDIGSAPANPSEDVPATETPVLPPGAAEEQPAAPSTNVTVNLIARLVEKGILGKEEAAAMIQQAEAEAQQALQAQQAAAAAADIAALPPEPTADEMRVSYIPEVVKNNMRDEIKQELLAEAREQKWSEKRYPEWTDKFRPFGDLRGRYEGVYFGEGNDNTGAFPNFNAINTGSPFDTSGTQFSPQYNVDQDRERTRLRARVGTDIMLGDGFNGGLRVATGDTNSPTSPNQTLGGSGGNFSKYAIWLDRAFLSYDAGPGDGEELVFLMGRFDNPFLSSEVQWDDDLGFDGLAVRGKVRLNDKAGTFFTAGYFPVYNTDFNFASNQPSKFESTDKWLTGAQIGIDWKITDDLTARFGIAYYDFSNISGKLSDPYTPLTASDAGSTDGTRPGFAQRGNTYMALRDIVPTAANDFGTKYQYQYYGLASEFRNLTITGKLEYDAYDPVRLALAGEVTKNIAFDNGAIGKKAVNNRGPGSAGKAGEFEGGDTAWNLAFTVGKPAMEQFGDWQAGFGYRYVESDAVVDGFTDSDFGGGGTNVQGFLLGGSMAVSPAVRVGLKWMSSDEIIGSPLSTDTLQFDINAKF from the coding sequence ATGTCTTCCATCCGCCCCATCGCCGCCACCCTTTTGCTCGCCCTCGGCACCCCGCTCCACGCGCAGGAACCCGACATCGGCAGCGCGCCCGCCAACCCCTCCGAAGACGTGCCAGCTACGGAAACTCCCGTACTTCCACCCGGAGCCGCGGAGGAGCAGCCCGCCGCCCCCTCCACCAACGTCACCGTCAACCTCATCGCCCGGCTCGTGGAAAAAGGCATCCTCGGCAAGGAGGAGGCCGCCGCCATGATCCAACAGGCCGAGGCCGAGGCACAGCAGGCGCTGCAAGCCCAGCAGGCCGCCGCGGCCGCCGCCGACATCGCCGCGCTGCCGCCCGAGCCCACCGCCGACGAGATGCGCGTCAGCTACATCCCCGAGGTGGTGAAGAACAACATGCGCGACGAGATCAAGCAGGAGCTCCTCGCCGAGGCCCGCGAACAGAAATGGAGCGAGAAACGCTACCCGGAATGGACCGATAAATTCCGCCCCTTCGGCGACCTGCGCGGCCGTTACGAAGGAGTCTATTTCGGCGAGGGCAACGACAACACCGGCGCCTTCCCCAACTTCAACGCCATCAACACCGGATCGCCCTTCGACACCTCCGGCACCCAGTTCTCCCCGCAATACAACGTCGACCAGGACCGCGAGCGCACCCGCCTGCGCGCCCGCGTCGGCACCGACATCATGCTCGGGGACGGCTTCAACGGCGGCCTGCGCGTCGCCACCGGCGACACCAACAGCCCGACCTCGCCCAACCAGACGCTCGGCGGCTCCGGCGGGAATTTTTCCAAATACGCCATCTGGCTCGACCGCGCCTTCCTCAGCTACGACGCCGGTCCGGGCGATGGCGAGGAGCTCGTCTTCCTGATGGGCCGTTTCGACAACCCCTTCCTCTCCAGCGAAGTCCAGTGGGACGACGACCTCGGCTTCGACGGCCTCGCCGTGCGCGGGAAAGTCAGGCTCAACGACAAGGCCGGCACCTTCTTCACCGCCGGCTACTTCCCCGTCTACAACACCGACTTCAACTTCGCCTCCAACCAGCCCTCCAAGTTCGAAAGCACCGACAAGTGGCTCACCGGCGCGCAGATCGGCATCGACTGGAAGATCACCGACGACCTCACCGCCAGGTTCGGCATCGCCTACTACGACTTCAGCAACATCTCGGGCAAGCTGTCCGACCCCTACACCCCGCTCACCGCCAGCGACGCCGGCAGCACCGACGGCACCCGGCCCGGCTTCGCCCAGCGCGGCAACACCTACATGGCCCTGCGCGACATCGTCCCCACCGCGGCCAACGACTTCGGCACCAAATACCAATACCAGTACTACGGCCTCGCCTCCGAATTCCGCAACCTCACCATCACCGGCAAGCTCGAATACGACGCCTACGACCCCGTCCGCCTCGCCCTCGCCGGAGAAGTCACCAAGAACATCGCCTTCGACAACGGCGCCATCGGCAAAAAGGCCGTCAACAACCGCGGTCCCGGCTCCGCCGGCAAGGCCGGCGAGTTCGAAGGCGGAGACACCGCCTGGAACCTCGCCTTCACCGTCGGCAAGCCCGCCATGGAACAATTCGGCGACTGGCAGGCCGGCTTCGGCTACCGCTACGTCGAGAGCGACGCGGTCGTCGACGGCTTCACCGACTCCGACTTCGGCGGCGGAGGCACCAACGTCCAGGGCTTCCTGCTCGGCGGCAGCATGGCCGTCAGCCCCGCCGTGCGCGTCGGCCTCAAATGGATGAGCAGCGACGAGATCATCGGCTCCCCGCTGAGCACCGACACCCTGCAGTTCGACATCAACGCCAAGTTCTAA